A DNA window from Mastomys coucha isolate ucsf_1 unplaced genomic scaffold, UCSF_Mcou_1 pScaffold21, whole genome shotgun sequence contains the following coding sequences:
- the LOC116100747 gene encoding olfactory receptor 52H1-like, with the protein MVMYNVSSYNTGPFTLSGIPGLEQYHVWISIPFCFIYLVAILGNSILLYLIAVEHSLHSPMFFFLSMLAMTDLILSTTCVPKTLNIFWFGPQEISFPGCLTQLFFLHYSFVLDSAILLAMAFDRYVAICSPLRYTTILTPKTIVKIAVGISFRSFCVFVPCVFLVNRLPFCRTHIIAHTYCEHIGVARLACADISINIWYGFCVPIMTVIIDVVLIAISYTLILRAVFRLPSRDARQKALSTCGSHVCVILMFYIPAFFSILAHRFGRNVPRTFHIMFANLYVIIPPALNPIVYGVKTKQIRDKAILLLFPK; encoded by the coding sequence ATGGTCATGTACAACGTCAGTAGCTACAACACTGGCCCCTTCACTCTCTCAGGCATCCCTGGACTTGAGCAGTACCATGTTTGGATCAGTATCCCTTTCTGCTTTATCTATCTGGTGGCCATTCTGGGCAACAGCATCCTTCTCTACCTCATTGCAGTGGAACACAGTCTTCATTCCCCCatgttcttcttcctttccatgttGGCCATGACTGACCTCATATTGTCTACTACCTGTGTCCCCAAGACCCTTAATATCTTTTGGTTTGGTCCTCAGGAAATCAGTTTTCCTGGCTGTCTGACCCAGTTATTCTTTCTGCACTACAGCTTTGTCTTGGACTCAGCTATCTTGCTGGCCATGGCATTTGACCGTTATGTAGCCATCTGTTCACCCTTGAGGTATACCACTATTCTCACACCCAAAACCATTGTCAAAATTGCTGTGGGAATCTCTTTCCGAAGCTTCTGTGTCTTTGTCCCATGTGTTTTCCTTGTGAACCGCCTACCCTTCTGCAGGACACACATCATTGCCCATACCTACTGTGAACACATTGGTGTTGCCCGGCTGGCATGTGCAGATATCTCCATCAACATCTGGTATGGATTTTGTGTCCCCATCATGACAGTGATTATAGATGTGGTCCTCATAGCCATCTCCTACACTCTCATCTTACGTGCTGTTTTTCGCCTTCCCTCCCGAGATGCACGCCAGAAAGCCCTGAGCACCTGTGGTTCCCATGTGTGTGTGATCCTCATGTTCTATATACCAGCCTTCTTCTCTATCCTTGCTCATCGCTTTGGGCGAAATGTCCCTCGCACTTTTCACATTATGTTTGCCAACCTGTATGTAATCATCCCACCTGCACTCAACCCTATTGTGTATGGAGTGAAGACAAAGCAGATCCGGGACAAAGCCATTCTTTTGCTCTTTCCCAAATGA